TTACACAGTTGGAGGTGTATAATGCCGTAGGGCAAAAAGTAGCATCGCAAGCTATCTTTCAGCGTGTGGTGGAGTTGAATACAAATTCGCTTACCACCGGAACTTATTTTGTTCGCTTGCTGGGCGAAAATGCCAGCCAAATTCAACCAATTGTAATTAGTAAATAATTTATTGTAATGAAGAAAATTTTAGGCGCTGCCGCTGTTTGCAGCATGTTATTATCTACAGAAACCTTTGCGCAGCAGCACCGCCACAAGTGTGGCGCTACCGATGTTGAAAAAGCAATGGAAGTAGCACATCCGGGGTACCTGCAAGCTGTAAAAACTGCTTTTTTAAAAGCTAAACAAAATGCAGCATTTAAGGAAGCACAGCGCAGTAATGCTCCCGATACCGTTTATAGAATACGCACTGTGGTACATGTGGTTTATACCAAGCCGGAAGAAAATTTAGACGACTCAATTATTCTATCGCAAATTGATGTTCTAAATGAAGATTACCGCAGACGTAATGCCGATACTGTAAATACGCGCTCTGTGTTTCAGGAATTTGCAGCCGATGCAGGTATTGAATTTTTCTTGGCCGATACCGACCCTGATGGAAACCCCACTACCGGAATTACACATACGCAAGGAAGCCCACCACCAAGTATTTTTGGCGGTTTTGGCGCTAACGATGAGGTAAAAAGTCAATCAACAGGTGGTGTAAATGCTTGGCCTACAGACCGCTATTTCAATATCTGGGTTTGCGATATCATGGGCGGTTTAGGCGTATTGGGATATGCATATCCTCCGGCAGCACCACTGCCTAATTGGGGAAGTCAGAACCCTAATGCAGATTCATCTAAGCAAGGAGTGGTATTGTATTACAAAGCAGTAGGTCGCAATAACCCTTATGCAATCGACAGTACCGTAAATGGCGGAAGAAGCGCTACACACGAAGCAGGGCATTATTTTGGATTAAGACATATTTGGGGCGATGACCAATCGTTTTTAGGCCCCGGAAATAAATGTGCTGGCGACCAAGGTGGTGG
The sequence above is drawn from the Chitinophagales bacterium genome and encodes:
- a CDS encoding T9SS type A sorting domain-containing protein — encoded protein: MKKILGAAAVCSMLLSTETFAQQHRHKCGATDVEKAMEVAHPGYLQAVKTAFLKAKQNAAFKEAQRSNAPDTVYRIRTVVHVVYTKPEENLDDSIILSQIDVLNEDYRRRNADTVNTRSVFQEFAADAGIEFFLADTDPDGNPTTGITHTQGSPPPSIFGGFGANDEVKSQSTGGVNAWPTDRYFNIWVCDIMGGLGVLGYAYPPAAPLPNWGSQNPNADSSKQGVVLYYKAVGRNNPYAIDSTVNGGRSATHEAGHYFGLRHIWGDDQSFLGPGNKCAGDQGGGEDGIDDTPDAKDASQQTCDTTKNTCPDPNMLQDYPDMVENYMDYSSDDCLNMFTNGQVALMREVIRLYRPGIAEKVPNVAASIKQVRYAADVKISPNPAKNEIWVEVPANESNVSIQILSVEGKLVQTVQTSIARTNINVAGLQQGVYFLAVGNSNFSTVKRIVIAE